In the genome of Campylobacter helveticus, the window TGGCAAGAAATTAAAGTGCATAATTTAGCCCCAAATACCCTCATTTTGCCTCTTGCGGTGTGGGATTATAGTTTAGAATACGCAAATTTTTTACACTTTTTACAAGAACTTAAAGAGGCACAAATTTCTATTTTAAATCCCCACCACATCTTAAAAATGAACGCGGATAAAAGCTATCTTAAAGTCTTAGAAAAAGCAAATTTACCTATTATTCCTAGTGTGATTTTTAGACAAAATGAGGATTTTAATTTAAGCCAAATTTCTTTTAAAAAAGCCGTCATTAAGCCTTTAGTTGGGCAAAGTGGTAAGGGGGTGCGATTTTTAGAGCAAAAAAGACCTAGCAAAGAAGAATTCCCGCACGGTGCACTCATTCAGCCCTTTATAGAAAGTGTGGAGGAGCTTGGGGAGTTTTGCTTTATATTTTTTGGTGGCAAATTTCATTACGCTATCTACAGACAAACGCAAAAAAACTGGAGAGCAAATTCAAATTATGGTGTGAAAATAGCCCCTCTCATAAACCCAAACAAATCCCACATTAACCTAGCCACAAAAGCTTTAAAAGCACTTAAAGCTTCAAATTTACTTTATGCTAGAGTGGATTTACTTCCGCAAAAAAATGGTAATGCCCTTATCAACGAAGTCGAACTGATAGAGCCTAGTTTGTATTTTGATTTCCACGAAAATGCTCTGGATAAATTTATAAAAAATTTACTTTATTTTTATCAAAAAACTAATTGTTAGTCTATTTTTGTTAGAATTAGGCTTTTTAAAATAAAATGAGGTAAGTAATGATACAGGCAGAAAAAATTTGGCTTGACGGAAAATTAGTTGATTTTAAGGATGCGACCTTACACTTCCTAACCCACTCTTTACACTATGGGAATGCTGTATTTGAAGGAACAAGGGCGTATAAAACGCAAAATGGCTTGGCGATTTTTAGACTAGAAGAGCATACGAAAAGATTGCTTGAAAGTGCAAAAATTACGCTTTTAAATTGTCCATTTTCTCAAAAAGAACTTGAAAATGCCCAAATTGAACTCTTAAAAGCAAATGCTTTTAAAGAAAACACTTACATACGCCCTTTAATTTTCTTAGGTGATGGGGTAATGGGGCTTTACCATATGAAAGCGCCTGTAAGAGTGGGGATAGCCGCTTGGGAATGGGGAGCTTACCTTGGAGAAGAGGGGCTTGAAAAAGGGATTAAAGTAAAAATTTCTTCTTTTGCTAGAAATAGTGTTAAATCTTGTATGGGTAAGGCTAAGGCAAGTGCAAATTATCTTAACTCTCAAATCGCAAAATTTGAAGCTATAGAAGCGGGCTATGAAGAGGCTTTAATGCTTGATGAAGAAGGTTTTGTGGCTGAGGGGACTGGAGAATGCTTTTTCATCGTTAAAAACGGCGTTATCATCACACCTCCAAATGATTTTTCGCTCAAAAGCATAACGCAAGACACAGTGCTTAAAATCGCCCACGATTTAGGGATTGATGTGCTTAGACAAAGAATTTCACGCGATGAGGTTTATACAGCAGATGAGGCGTTTTTCACAGGCACAGCCGCAGAAATCACACCTATTAACAACATTGACGCAAGGATAATAGGCGATGGCTTACGAGGAAAACTAACTCGAAAAATTCAAGATGCCTATTTTGACATAGTTTATGGGCGTAATGAAAAATACGCTTCAATGCTAACTTATATTTAATAAGGAAAACAATGCCAGCAGATTTAAATGATTATTTTAATAAGAAAAATGGAAATTCAAACGGCGGAAACAATCATCGCCAAAATTTTAATTTCAAAGCTCCAGAATTTAATTTTAAAGGCTTTGGTAAATTTACCCCACTCATTTATACACTTATTGTTATTGTGTTAATTTTGATTGTAGCAAAACCTTTTGTCATCATAAATTCCGGCGAAATGGGCATTAAAGCCCGCACTGGTCAATATGATCCCAATCCCCTTGAGCCCGGACTTCATTTTTTCCTCCCTTTTATTGATAAAGTTATTGTGGTCGATACTAGAGTGAGGCAAATCAACTACGCTTCACTTGAGGGAACAAATGAAAATTTAGGCATCGGCACGGGCGTGATTAATAAAAATAGCATTTCTGTGCTTGACTCGCGTGGTTTGCCTGTGTCTATTGATGTAACGGTACAATATCAATTAAATCCTATTCAAGTGCCTCAAACCATAGCTGTTTGGAGCTTAAACTGGGAAAACAAAATCATCGACCCTGTTGTGCGTGATGTTGTGCGAAGTGTCGTAGGACGCTACACGGCTGAAGAATTACCAACCAATCGTAACGCCATAGCCACGCAAATCGAAGAGGGCATAAGAAAAACCATCATAGCCCAGCCAAATGAACCTGTCGAGCTTAGAGCTGTGCAACTTAGAGAAATCATACTCCCAGCCAAAGTTAAGGAGCAAATTGAACGCGTGCAAATCGCCAAGCAAGAAGCCGAAAGAACAAAATACGAAGTCGAAAGAGCTAACCAAGAAGCCCTTAAAAAGGCTGCACTAGCAGAGGGTGAAGCAAATGCAACTATCATTAGTGCCAAAGGTAAGGCAACAGCTGTTAAGATAGAAGCGGACGCACAAGCTTATTCTAATAAAGAAATCGCTCAAAGCCTTAACACGCCTTTACTTAACTTAAAACAAATCGAAACGCAAAAGGCTTTCAATGAAGCCCTAAAGGTCAATCAAGACGCAAAAATTTTCCTAACGCCTGGTGGTGCAGTGCCTAATATCTGGGTCGATACTAAGGATGCTAAAAAGCAAACTGCAGTTAGCCCAAACTAGGAAAATTAAGTGGAAAACATAAAAGAATGGATTCTTTTTTATACTAGCCATTTTTATTTAGCAGATTTTATGCTAATTTTGCTAGTATTTTTGTTTTTCACTTGCATTTTATTTTTATGTATTTTTCTAAGCCATAAACCCATCATAGCCCTGTTTATCATAGCTTTAGACATTATTGCTTCATTTTTGATTTATATTTATGGTTATCGCTTTATCGATTTTGAATTAAGAAGTAGAATTACAACCATACAAAATCAAAGAATCATACAAAGCTCAGGTGCTTTTATAGTCGATTTTAACATCACAAACACCTCTAAATTTAATTTTAAAGACTGTAAAGTTACTGCCAAGCTTTATCAAAATCCAAACGAAAATGACAATTTCATTTCAAGCTTTAAAAAACAATTTATTGCCTTTAGACAAAAAAGCAAAAGTTTTAATAATTTAGAAAAAGGTAGCACCCAGTTTCAAAGAATAGCCTTTGACAATTTTGACAAAGAAGGCAATTATACCCTTCGTTTAAGTTCGGAGTGTTTTTAATGCAATTTACTTTTTTTCATATCCTCGCTTTTGTGCTTTTATTGCTTTGTTTTGCACTTATTTGCGTTTTAATTTTCTTAAAATTTAAACAAAAAGAACTTGCTCTCATCCTTTATAGTATTAATACAATATTTATGGCGATTTTAATTTATTCTGTTTTGACGACTATTAGCGAATTTACCACCCAAGCTTCACTTTCTAAACTTACTTACACTAGGGATTTAAGGCACGAAAGTCTCATCGTAAGCGGTAGGGTGCAAAACCTCACAAAATACGACATTAGAAAATGCTATCTTCATTTAAGCATTACTAACAAAAAAGAAGTAGGCGGTGAAGTGTTTGCGAGTGAAAATCTCAAAAATGCTACAATGAAAAATACAAGTGCTTCCTATACCATAGAAATAGCCAATAAACTCCCGGGTAACACCTATAAAGAATTCAGTGCCAAAGTCCCCTTTCCACCGAGCTTTGATAATGCTGAATTTTACTATACCCTAAAATGTATCTAGCGTGAAAATCTTAAATTTTTTCTATGAAAATCATCCTAAATTTGAAGCAAATTATGAAAGAAAGCTAAAGCTTTATCCAGCTAATCTTCTTTTAAAAGGTGCAAAAAATAGCGGAAAAAAAAGTCTTGTTTTAAATTTTTTATCCTCTTTTAAAAGTGAAGAAGTGCTTTTTATCGACCTTGAAGATGTGCGTTTTGAAAGAAAAAGTTTAGAAAATTTAGCCCCATTTTTAAAGCAAAATTCACAAATTCAAATCCTCTGCCTTTACAATGCAAATGATACAAACCTAAACTTTGAAAGCCCAATCAATACTATCGTTTGCACAAATAATAATGCGTTAAACTTGAAAGGATTTAAAGAACTTTATTTGGATTTTTGTGATTTTGAGGAATTTATTAGTATTAGCAAAAAAAATCTTCCTATACAACAACTCTTAGGACTTTTCTTGCAAAACGGACAAAAAGAAGAAAATAAAATCATAAAAGAAGATTACACGCCTTTGGAGCTTGAAATTCTAAAATATCTCGCCCTAAATTTAGGGAAAGAAATCAGCATCAACCAACTCTTTCTTTTTCTTAAAGAAAAAATTAAAACCTCAAAAGATAGCGTTTATAAAAGCATAAAAGAACTAGAAAATCGCTTCATCATCACGATTTTGACGCACGGAGAAAAAAGGCTTTTTAAAATTTATTTTAAAGATTTTAGCCTCAAAAATGCCCTTTGCATACAAAAAAATTTCAATGCCCTCTTTGAAAATATGCTTTTATGTGAGCTTTTTAAATGCAAAGAAAAGCTTTTTTATAATAAATTTTTCCACTTCTACACGGCAAATCACGCCTACATCTCAAGTCCCACTTTAGATATAGATTTAATCAAATTAAGAGCGAAAAAAATTCTACCAAAAGCACTTGAACTTGGAATTTTTCACATCGTTTTCATCACACTTTCAAGCGAAGAATCTTTTTTCGAGCAAGGCGTAAAATTTGAAATTTTACCATTTGACAAGTGGGCTTTGAGCTTTTAAATCATACTTTATAAGCTCGTATTTTTGTATCACTTGACTTATCATTTTAACATAACGCCCCCCAAGCTCAGAGTAAGAATGAAGGCTTAAAGCAGCCTCAAGTCCGTTAAATTCCTTGCCTTTCTTGGCATATTCGTAGCGTTTTTGGCGAAAATTCTCATAAGCAAAATGACGATTTAAATTAAGCAAATAAGAATCCACGCTTTCTTCTAAACTATCAAAAATGCGAATTTTATGCTTAGAATTTGGCGCTCTATTTTCAGGCACTATGCCCTCCTCCCCCCAAGTCCATTCTCCAAAAAGATTATTTGCCTCTCTTGCAAAACGACTTGTTGCAGTTGCACTTTCGATTAAAGCTTGTGCCATCGCTAAAGACTTAGGCAAAAGACGGATTTTTTTATCATACTCTTCCCAAGAAAAAAGATTTTTCACGCGGTATTTTTCCCTTAGTTGCGCGAGCTTTGTCAAACCTTCGCTTTCCCTAAAACCTTGTTTTGCTCCATTTTCTAAAAAAGTTTTTACAAAAGCTCTTTCCTGTGCTATCTTGGCAAAAGATTTATCTAAAAGCGAGTCCATTTTTGTGAAAAAAACCGCCCTTCTTTCTTCATTTGAAAGCTCATAATAGCTCTCATCAAAACCCGCAAAGCTAACAATACAAAAAAAACTAAGAAAAATAATAATTTGCTTCAAAACAACACTTCACCTTACCCTTAAAATAAATTTTTTCATCTTTTAACCTAAAACTAAGCTCCTCCCCACTTTTTGGCACCACCTTAACCTTATCTTTCATCTTTTTTTGTAAATATGCTAGATAAAAACTTGCCGCCATTCCCGTTCCACAAGCTAAGGTTTCATCTTCCACGCCCCGCTCAAAAGTTCGCACTTTTAACAATTTTTCATTTACAATTTGCGCGAAATTCACATTAGCATTGTATTTTTTCCTTAAAATTTGGCAGGTTTTTCTGTCAAATTCCTCTACATTTTTACAAAAATGCACCAAATGAGGCACTCCTGTATCGCAGTATTGCCACATTTTGCCCTCAAATTCAAAAGGCTCTTTGACATCTTTAACCTCGCTTAAAGCAACCTCAACGCCATTTTTCTTAATACTCGCCTCAATCACCCCCACCTCACTTAAAAAGCTCATCTTAGGATTGACACCATTGACATAATATGCAAAATGAGCAGCAGCTCTTGAGCCATTACCACACATCGCGGCTCTCGAGCCGTCTTTGTTGTAAAATTCCCATTCAAAATCATATTTTTCGTGTGGTAAAATCACTATCATACCATCAGCCCCCACGCCCTCATAGCGGTTACATAAAATTCGAGCTAGTTCGCTTCGATTTGCCCTTTTGCCTGCATTAAAAATTACAAAATCATTTCCACTCGCACAATATTTAAAAAACTTCATCTTTGTTCCTTTCTAGACTTTTGATGAATTTAACACAATTTTGCCTAAATTCTTCATAAGAGCCGATATTTTCTATAATAAAATCCGCCATTTCACGCTTTTTTTCTATATCCATTTGTGCTTCGATTCTTTTTAATGCCTCATCATCGTTTAAATTATCTCTTCGTTTTAATCTTTCTAAGCTTAAATCCTTTGGGGCATAAATAAGAATGCTTTTTCCCAAATTTTTATAAAACCCACTTTCAAAAAAAAGTGGAATTTCCACAAAAAAAATCTTTCCCTTTTCTTCTAAAATTTGCATTTTTTTTAAAAGCTCTTTACGAATTTTTGGGTGCATAAAACTTTCTAATTTCGCCTTAGCATTTTTGTCATTAAATACTAAATTTGCAAGAGCTTTTTTATCTAGCTTGCCATTTTCATCTAGCTTTAAAGAAAAAATTTGTGCTAAAGCTTTAGCATTTTTTTGTGTGATTTCATTAGAAATAATGTCCGCACTAAGACTTTCAAAACCCATATCATTCATTATTTTCAAAAAAGAACTTTTCCCACAAGCAATACTAGCACTCACAAAATAAGCATTTTTCATTTTATACCTTATCGCAACTTTTTTTCATTAAAATATCCTTTAAATTCTTAAAGGCAAATAAATGATTTCATACGAAGATGCTGGAGTAAGTATAGATAATGGCAACGCCTTTGTAGAGGCTATCAAACCCCTTGTGAATGAAACTTTTAATAAAAATGTTATCGGGGGCATAGGTTCTTTTGCTGGGGCTTTTAGATTGCCAAGCGGCTATGAAAAGCCTGTGATTTTAGGAGCGACTGATGGGGTTGGCACTAAACTTCGTCTAGCCATCGATGCAAAACGCTACGATACCATAGGGCAGGATTTAGTGGCGATGTGCGTAAATGATTTGATTTGTAATTTTGCTACGCCTTTATTTTTTCTTGATTATTACGCTACGGCAAAACTTGAAGTAGAGGTCGCAAAAGCTGTGGTTGAGGGCATAGCTAAGGGTTGTAAGATGGCAAATTGTGCTTTAATAGGCGGTGAAACGGCTGAAATGCCCGGAATGTATGCTAAAGATGATTTTGACTTAGCTGGTTTTGCGGTAGGTATAGCTGAAGAATATGAGCTTGAACGCGCATCTTATGTAAAAAATGGGGATTTGCTCTTAGCACTTCCTAGCTCGGGGCTTCATTCTAACGGCTATTCTTTGGCAAGAAAAGTGCTTTTTGAAAGCCTTAAAATGGAGTTTAACGATAAAATTGACGGAAAAAATTTAATCGACATCTTACTTGAGCCTACACGCATTTATGTGAAAGATTTTTTAAATTTAAAGCCTTATATTAATGCTTTAGCACATATCACGGGTGGGGGCTTAGTCGAAAATTTACCGCGTGTTTTACCGCGTGGTATGGGTGCTGTGATAAGAAAGCATCATTTAAAAACTCCAGAAATTTTCTACCGCATAGGCGAAAAAGTCGAAGAAAGTGAGATGTATAGAAGCTTTAATATGGGCGTTGGCTTGGTGCTTGTGGTTAGCCCTCAAAATGCCTCTAAGGTGCTTGAAAGCTCAGATGCCTTTATCATAGGGGAAATTGTGATAAATGAAGGGGTCGTTTTAGAGTGAGACGCATCGTTTTTCATCAAAACGGCTTTGGCGATTTACTCGTATGCTTTAAGGCTCTTTATGCCATAAAATGCCTTTATCCAAAGGATAAACTCATCTTAGCACAAAAGGGCTTTAGCGATGAAAACTTTCTTCAAAATATCCCTTTCATTGATGAAATTTATACTGGGGGGGGGGGGGTAAGGATTTTGAAAATTTAAAAAGCGATATTTTTATCACCAATATAAGAAATTCACATTTTTTCAAAACACTGCACAAATTTCAATTTAAACGCATTATCGCCCAGCCTCATCTTCTTAGTCTTTTATATCATTTTGACACACCTCTGCCTTACCGAAGGACTAAACTTCATATGAGCGAAATTGCTCTAAAACTCGTAAGAGCCATAGATAAAAAGCATTATGATATGAATTTTTCTAAGATTAATTTTAAAGAAGTGAAAAATTTACTTCCCAGTGATGATACTTTAAGCGAAAAATTCTTTAATCAAAATAAGCAATTTTCCAAAATCATCGCCGTTAATGTTTTTGGAAATCAAACTGAAAATATAGGCTTTAACCCCCTACCAAGAACTTGGCTAAATTTAAGCGAAGATTTAGCCAAGCAATATCCTGAAATTTTGTTTGTTTTGGTCAATTTCACGCATAATACCTTACAATTTAACCTTAGAGAACAAGCTAATTTAAAAGTTTTCATCAATAACAACTCCATAGCCTCCCTTGTAGCTTTTTGTAAAAAGCTTGATGGACTTATCTCTGTGGATACTGGCATAGTGCATCTTTGCGATATTTTACAAATTCCAAGCCTCATTTTTATCCCAAAACATACTTTTTATAGGTTTAGTGGTGGAAGTTACGGCGGAATGTGCGATAAATTTAGTCAAGAAAATGGCTATCAAAAAAACTATGCTAAGATTATGCAAAACTTTTATAAAAAAGCAAATCACTTTACCACAAGGATCAAAAATGAAAATGCTATCTAAAATGGCACTAGTTGCTATTATTTCACTTACGGGGGTTAGTGCTATGGACTGCACGGCTATTTATGGAGAGGGAAAAGAGCAAATCAAACTCGCCACTGGAAGTCCGGGTGAGCTTGGACTTTTAGAAGAACTTGCCAAAGCTTTCAATGCTAAAAATAACAGCTCACTTTGCTGGATAAAAGCAGGAAGCGGGGCAACTCTAAAACTCCTAAAAGAAAAGCAAATCGACATCGCTATGGTGCATGCACCAAAAGCAGAAAAAGAAGCCATAAAAGAGGGCTGGGCGGCTAATAGAACCCTCATAGGCTCAAATGAATTTTATATCCTAGGTCCAAAAGACGACCCAGCTAACATTAAAAACGCAAAAAGTGCTAAAGAAGCTTATAGCAAAATCGCACAAAAACAAGCACTTTTTTACACTAGAGCGGATAATTCAGGCACGCATAAGAAAGAATTAAGCATTTGGGAAAGTGCAAACATCAAGCCTAATGGAAAATGGTATGTTAAAAATCAAGACTTTATGTTAGCCACACTTAAAAAAGCAGATAGCACCAAGGGATATTTTATGAGTGATTCTAGCACTTATAAACTCGCAAAAAATGAGCTAAAAAATTTAGAAATTCTTTACTCTAACGATAAAGTTTTAATTAACACCTATGTCGCTATGACAACGGAAAAACCCTCAAAACTAGCCCTTGAATTTGTAAAATTCTTAAGTTCAAAAGAGGGACAAGACATCATTACAAACTATGGAAAAGAAAAATATAAAGAAAATTTGTATGAAAATGCCACTTACGCAAAGCAGTATTTTGAGTAAAAGGAGCTTTTGCTCCTACTTATATCTAAAAGTGATACGCCCTTTATCAAGACTATAAGGAGTCAACTCGACCTTAACCCTATCCCCCGGCATAATGCGGATATAGTGCATACGCATCTTACCTGCTATGTGGCATAAAATTATATGTTTATTATCAAGTTCGACTTTAAAATTTGCATTAGGTAAAGCTTCAATTACATTTCCATCAATTTCTATGACATCATCTTTTGCCAAAATTTATCCTTTATAAGTCAATTTAAAGCCGTCATTTTAACAAAAAAAAGGTTTTTTTACAAGAAAAAAAATGCGTAAAAATATCGCTTTTTTTGAAAGCCTATTAAAATATTAAGCAAAAATTTGCTAAAATTGCCTTTTTGATTTTAAGAATTAGCCCCTTAAGGAATATAGATGAAAGATTTATTTTTATTTAGCTCTTTAATCGACCCAAGTCATACTTTTTCATACTTTTTTCACCTAGCCTTAGTCGCTTTAATTGCCATCATTATCGCTAAAATTTCCACGCGTTCAATGCAGCTTGTTCCAAGAGGGATGCAAAATTTAAGCGAGGCGTTTTTAGAGGGCGTTTTATCTATGGGAAATGATACTATGGGCAATGAAAAGTCCGCTAGAAAATACCTCCCCCTCGTGGCGACTTTGGGCATTGTTGTATTTTTTAGTAATATTATAGGCATTATCCCGGGCTTTCACGCCCCAAGTGCAAGTTTAAATTTAACGCTTTCTTTGGCGCTTATCGTGTTTGTTTATTATCATTTTGAGGGCATTAGAACGCAGGGCGTGGTAAAATACTTCGCTCACTTTATGGGACCTGTGAAAATTTTAGCCCCCTTAATGTTTCCTATCGAAATCGTCTCGCACATTTCACGCGTGATTTCTCTATCGTTTCGTTTATTTGGTAATATTAAAGGCGATGATTTATTTTTAGCTGTGATTTTAGCCCTTGTGCCTTATATAGCTCCACTTCCTGCCTATGTGCTTTTAAGTTTTATGGCATTTTTACAAGCTTTCATTTTTATGATTTTAACTTATGTTTATTTAGCAGGGGCGACCATCGTAGATGAGGGGCATTAAGAGCCTCTCACGCTACTTGGGATATTTAAAAGAGTTTTTTCCAAAATTTTAGTATTTTTCAAGCTATCCTTTTGACAATCTTTATACATTTTTAAACTTGCCAAGCTTTTCCACACAGGACGCACGAAAATTTGATTTTCAAGGCAAGTTTTTATAAATTCTTTTCTCACACTTGCCTTTTTAAATTTTAAAGCACAAAGCCAAAAATTACTTTTTTCATTTTCACCCTCATCGATAAATTGACAAAATGTGCTATTTTGAAAAAATTCTTTATAAATTTTAGCGGTATTTCTTTTATCCTCTAAAAACGCATTAAGTTTTTTCATTTGTGCTACAAGTAAAGCGGCATTGATATTACACAGCCTATAATTAAAACCAAGCATATCGTGCTTATAATGATAAGGGTGTGGGATTTTAGCCGTTGTGCTTAAGTGTCTTGCCTTTTTAGCGATTTTTTCATCATCGCTTAAAATCACGCCACCACAGCCTCCTGTGATGATTTTATTGCCATTAAAGCTATAAATTCCACACTTGCCAAAAGTGCCTAAGGCTTTATTTTTATAAAAGCTTCCAAGTGCCTCTGCGGCGTCTTCGATTAAAATGATATGATATTTTTCGCAAAGCTCTTTAAGCTCTAAAATTTCAGCACTTAAGCCAAAAGTATGCATCACCACCAAAGCTTTTATATGCTTTTTCGTGTGCTTGTTAAAGCATTTTCCATTTTTCACAAAGGCATTTTTTGCTAAAAATTCTCTTACAGCCTCCTCGCTTAAACTAAGCGTTTTAAGACTCACATCTAAAAAAATGGGCTTTGCACCCGTGTAAAAAATAGCATTTGCAGTCGCTACAAAGCTTAAAGCCTGCGTGATGACCTCGCATTTTTTATCCACACCATTTGCCAAAAGTGCGATGTGAAGCGCTGAAGTGCCGCAATTTGTCGCTACGGCATATTTTGCTTTGCTAAATTTTTTGATTTGCTCCTCAAATTCGCTCACAAATTTCCCCACACTTGAGACAAACCCACTTTCTATACATTCATTTAAAAGCGTCTTTTCTTCTACCCCAAGGCAAGGCTCGTGAAGGGCGATTTGCTCTTTTTTGTAAAGGTTTTTAATAAAGGCAATTTCTTTTTCAAACATTATAAATCCCCGTTTTATAAGCGTTTAAATTCGCCTTAATATAAGCTATGGTTTGCCCTAATCCCTCTTCTAAAGAAACCCTACTTTGCCACGCACTCACGCTTTTTAACTTAGAGCTATCGCATAGCAGTCTCATCACTTCGCTATTTTTAGGGCGTAGTCTTTTTTCATCTTGGGTGATTTTAAGCTCCACACCACAAAGCTTACAAATCAGCTCTAAAACCTCGCTCATAGCATACTCAATCCCACTGCCTATATTATAAACCTCGCCAAATTCGCCATTTGTAAGTAAAGTCGCAAAGCCCTCACAAGTATCACGCACGAAATTTAAATCCCTCTTCGTGCTTAAATCCCCCACCTTAAGCTCTTTTGCCCCACTTAAAATTTGCACTATCATCGCAGGGATAAAAGCCCTAGCACTTTGACGCGGACCATAAGCATTAAAAGGACGCGCCACAATCACAGGGAAATTAAAGCTGTAAAAATAGCTAAGGGCTAACATATCTGCCCCTATCTTACTTGCAGAATAAGGACTTTGAGGCTGAAGCGGATGTTTTTCATCAATGGGCGTATAAAGCGCACTCCCATAAACCTCACTTGTTGAAGTATGGATAAAGCGTTTTACGCCGTGTCTTTTGGAGGCTTCAAGTAAATTTAAAGTGCCTTGTATGTTGGTATCGACATAGCTTTGCGGTGCAGTGTAAGAATAAGGTATAGCAATTAAAGCTCCTAAATGAAGCACCGCATCCACGCCTTTTACAAGGCTATCGCAAAAAAAACTATCTCTTAAATCCCCACTGACAATCTCTAGCGAGTCCTTGCAAGGCAAATGCTCCAAATGCCCCCAAAAATTAAAAGAATTATAAAAGCTCAAAGCCCTGATTTCATAGCCCTTAGCGTGTAAAACCTCGCAAAGATGTGAGCCTATAAAGCCATCCGCACCCGTGATAAGAATTTTTTTCATCGTTTTAGCCTTTCTTGGTATTTGCTTAAATTCCTAGCTTTGAGTGTGTTTTCAAGAGGAATTATGGCAAATTCTAGTGTTTGTAACTCTGCGTGGATAAAGCCAAAAATGCTTTGCATAAAATCCAAATGCTCTTTAATGACAAGGGCATTTTTATTAAACAAATCTTCCTTACTTAAAGGATTTAGCACTAAAATTTTATTTAAATTGACATTAAAATGCACGAAAAACGGCTGAATCGCCTCAAAAATCGCCTCAAAAATCGCCTCAAAAATCGCCTCAAAAATCGCCTCTCTAAACTTATCAATCTTTTGCAAACACTCTTTTTCTTTTAAAAGTGCTTCTTCGAGTTCAAGTGTGTTTAAGCTTAAAAATTGCTCTTCTAAGTCCTTATGGGAATTTTCTAAAAATTCCTTAATCCTCACACACTCTTTCATCACTTTGCTTACTCTCGCATAAGCTTTAAGCCTCAATTCATCTTGCTTTTTTTCGTCAAAAGGCTTAAGTGTAGCCAAATCGCCCTTTTCTTCGGTAAAAAATTCCTCACAGCACTCCATAAAGGGCTTTTCTATCAAACCTTCTATCCTAGCACCGCCTTGCGTGGCGTTGTAAATTTTAATGCTTGTCATATCTTTTACCAAACTTTCCAAAATTTGCTTAAAAAATATCCACATAAAA includes:
- a CDS encoding ATP-binding protein, with the protein product MKILNFFYENHPKFEANYERKLKLYPANLLLKGAKNSGKKSLVLNFLSSFKSEEVLFIDLEDVRFERKSLENLAPFLKQNSQIQILCLYNANDTNLNFESPINTIVCTNNNALNLKGFKELYLDFCDFEEFISISKKNLPIQQLLGLFLQNGQKEENKIIKEDYTPLELEILKYLALNLGKEISINQLFLFLKEKIKTSKDSVYKSIKELENRFIITILTHGEKRLFKIYFKDFSLKNALCIQKNFNALFENMLLCELFKCKEKLFYNKFFHFYTANHAYISSPTLDIDLIKLRAKKILPKALELGIFHIVFITLSSEESFFEQGVKFEILPFDKWALSF
- the ilvE gene encoding branched-chain-amino-acid transaminase, whose protein sequence is MIQAEKIWLDGKLVDFKDATLHFLTHSLHYGNAVFEGTRAYKTQNGLAIFRLEEHTKRLLESAKITLLNCPFSQKELENAQIELLKANAFKENTYIRPLIFLGDGVMGLYHMKAPVRVGIAAWEWGAYLGEEGLEKGIKVKISSFARNSVKSCMGKAKASANYLNSQIAKFEAIEAGYEEALMLDEEGFVAEGTGECFFIVKNGVIITPPNDFSLKSITQDTVLKIAHDLGIDVLRQRISRDEVYTADEAFFTGTAAEITPINNIDARIIGDGLRGKLTRKIQDAYFDIVYGRNEKYASMLTYI
- a CDS encoding DUF2393 family protein is translated as MQFTFFHILAFVLLLLCFALICVLIFLKFKQKELALILYSINTIFMAILIYSVLTTISEFTTQASLSKLTYTRDLRHESLIVSGRVQNLTKYDIRKCYLHLSITNKKEVGGEVFASENLKNATMKNTSASYTIEIANKLPGNTYKEFSAKVPFPPSFDNAEFYYTLKCI
- a CDS encoding glucosaminidase domain-containing protein, with the protein product MKQIIIFLSFFCIVSFAGFDESYYELSNEERRAVFFTKMDSLLDKSFAKIAQERAFVKTFLENGAKQGFRESEGLTKLAQLREKYRVKNLFSWEEYDKKIRLLPKSLAMAQALIESATATSRFAREANNLFGEWTWGEEGIVPENRAPNSKHKIRIFDSLEESVDSYLLNLNRHFAYENFRQKRYEYAKKGKEFNGLEAALSLHSYSELGGRYVKMISQVIQKYELIKYDLKAQSPLVKW
- a CDS encoding DUF2393 family protein encodes the protein MENIKEWILFYTSHFYLADFMLILLVFLFFTCILFLCIFLSHKPIIALFIIALDIIASFLIYIYGYRFIDFELRSRITTIQNQRIIQSSGAFIVDFNITNTSKFNFKDCKVTAKLYQNPNENDNFISSFKKQFIAFRQKSKSFNNLEKGSTQFQRIAFDNFDKEGNYTLRLSSECF
- a CDS encoding prohibitin family protein; amino-acid sequence: MPADLNDYFNKKNGNSNGGNNHRQNFNFKAPEFNFKGFGKFTPLIYTLIVIVLILIVAKPFVIINSGEMGIKARTGQYDPNPLEPGLHFFLPFIDKVIVVDTRVRQINYASLEGTNENLGIGTGVINKNSISVLDSRGLPVSIDVTVQYQLNPIQVPQTIAVWSLNWENKIIDPVVRDVVRSVVGRYTAEELPTNRNAIATQIEEGIRKTIIAQPNEPVELRAVQLREIILPAKVKEQIERVQIAKQEAERTKYEVERANQEALKKAALAEGEANATIISAKGKATAVKIEADAQAYSNKEIAQSLNTPLLNLKQIETQKAFNEALKVNQDAKIFLTPGGAVPNIWVDTKDAKKQTAVSPN
- a CDS encoding ATP-grasp domain-containing protein, with protein sequence MLLIATCKSYKEGNEALRNLKKKLENLNFVCKLQAWQEIKVHNLAPNTLILPLAVWDYSLEYANFLHFLQELKEAQISILNPHHILKMNADKSYLKVLEKANLPIIPSVIFRQNEDFNLSQISFKKAVIKPLVGQSGKGVRFLEQKRPSKEEFPHGALIQPFIESVEELGEFCFIFFGGKFHYAIYRQTQKNWRANSNYGVKIAPLINPNKSHINLATKALKALKASNLLYARVDLLPQKNGNALINEVELIEPSLYFDFHENALDKFIKNLLYFYQKTNC